Within Roseibium sp. HPY-6, the genomic segment TCAATATGGCCAGCCGGGTCGAAGGCCTGTGTTCCACACTTGATGAGACCGTACTGGCAACACGTGACTTTGTTGAGTATTCCTCTTTATCCTGGCGTTCGCTTGGAAACCACCAATTGAAGGGCGTGGTCGAACCTGTCGAAGTCTTTTCGCCAGTTGTTCAAGATTGACCGGACTTTGACCAGCATGCGCACGTCTACCGGTTCGAACAGGTCAGACTTTTAAGCCTCTCCCCGGCATCTCGCCGGTCTCCGTAAAATCGGCCAGCGATTGTTGAAACACCCGTGTCTTCAGGTCAGGAAATCCGTTCCGGCAGCCCGCGTCCGTTGTTCCACCAGCGGTTCGGATTGGCACTATCCGGATTGTAGGCCGCCCTGCTCGCCCAGTCTTCGCGCAGGAATATCACCGGTTCCTCGTAGTGATGGACGTATAGGATCGCATCCATCACCTTCTCCAGGATTTCCAAATCTCGCTCGATGGAAATCTTGAGTTCAACCATCGGATAGGTCTCTGTTGAGCCTGCTTCAAATGCGTCCACATGGGTGGTTGTCGTCGAACCCGGCTCCGGTTGCGCCGTTTCCTTGCCGACGGCGGAGATGCTTGCGTTGCGTTGGTAACGGCCAAACCGCAACGGATAGACCTTTTTGACCTCATCCAGGATCCGGTCGGTATCTTCCGGCAATGTCTGGATTTCCAGTGTCCAGACCGGTACGAAAGTTCCCGAATTCGCCTTGTATTCTTGCAAACTACTCATTGGCGACACTCCAAATCAAACGCCTATGTTCCCACTTTGTTCCTATTCCTTCCGAGGATCAACCATTCCTTCGCCCGCTCCACAGCTGTTGTTCACTTGCTTGGCGTGATTGGACCCTGGGCCCAGCGCTCCAGGACTACCCGTAAATGTATTACCCCACGTGTCTGAGAGAGTGACGCTGATGCGAACCACACCTGGCGTGGGGGTTGACTCTCGTTCAATATAGTCCGATATTTCTGTCATGACAGAAATTACCGACAAAAACGACGCAAGCGCAAAATCTCAGTTCATTCTTTATTGGGGCGATATGGGCAGCCAATGGGGGGTCAACCGCTCCGTCGCCCAGATCCATGCTCTGCTCTACCTGAGCACGAAGCCGCTAAACGCGGAACAAATATCAGAAGAGCTTGGGATTGCACGATCGAACGTTTCCAACTCCTTGAAGGAGCTTGTCGGCTGGCGGCTGATTCAGCGGGTTCCGGTCGCCGGTGACCGGCGGGAACATTTCGTTGCAGAAACGGACGTGTGGGAAATGGCCCTTCTTATCGCGCGGGGTCGCAAGGAGCGGGAGATAGACCCCGCAATCCGCGCAATCGACATGTGCGTTTCGCAGGCCGAGAATGAAAAGAACCTCGATCCCGACGTTCTCAAGCGTATGCATGCCATGCAGGACTTTCTGACAACCGCTGATCGCTGGTCGGCTCAGATGCTGAGCGTTCCAAAATCCAATCTGGCGGCCTTGATGAAAATGGGAAACAAGGTTCTGACCCTTTTGAAGATCGGCGGCAAAACGAAGTAGGTGTAAATTTTTTTGATCGTTAATTTCTCTTTCTACAGAAATAACGGACTTAACTGGAAAGGATGTAAGATGCAGCATGATACCGCTGCCCGGCATTGTGACATCGTTCTCGACACCCGTTTCCGGGACCTTTTGGGCGAAGCTGCATGGAACGCACTCCCGATTTCGGTCCGCAAACGCTTCGGCAAGCGCCTGAGAGGTGGGGCAAGCGTTGTCTATCAGGGTGAAGTTGTCGCGATGCGCCGAACCTTCCCCGGATATGTGCTGTCACAGCTTGCGCGGCTCGTTGGCGGCCCTTTGCCACACGACATGTCCTCTCTTCGGCAACCGGCTGTCGTCACGGTCACCGAGGACTGCGCCGGGGAAGGTCAATTCTGGATCCGCCAGTATGGCCGCGCGACCGGCTTTCCGCAGGTGATCCATAGCTCGAAACGGTTTGCAGGTCCGACCGGAATTGAAGAATACATCGGTTGCGGCATTGGTATGGCGCTTCAGGTCGCTGCCGGACAAGACGCCCTGATCTTCAAGAGCGATCACTATTTTCTGCAGGTCGGTTCGCTGCGCTTCCGGCTGCCATCGTGGCTGAGCCCGGGCAAACTCACCATCACACACCGGGACCTCGGCGATACACGGTTCCTGTTCTCACTCACCCTGACAAGCCGTTTGTTCGGCGAGCTCATCCATCAGGACGCGCTCTTTCATGACATGGAGATTGACCTATGACCGATCCTCTTCTCTGGACTCTGATATCCGTACAGATTGCCATGGGTTTGTTTGACACGCTCGTGCATCACGAAGTCACCGAACGCCTGGCCTGGCGCGCTTCGCAAAAGCTGGAACTGCGCCTGCACGGTATCCGCAACTTCTTTTATGCCGTGATCTTCCTGACATTCGCGTGGACGGAGCCCCGTGGTATATTCACGTTGCTCTTCGCGGCAATCCTGGTACTAGAAGTCATCATCACGCTCTGGGACTTCGTCGAAGAGGATCTCACCCGCAAGCTTCCCTGGACGGAGCGTATCAACCACACTTTGCTGACCTTGAATTATGGAGCCATTCTGGCCCTGCTCGCACCTATTCTTTGGCAATGGTCGTTCCAGCCAAGCGCAATGGTGCCCGTCAGCTATGGCTGGTGGAGTGTCATGGCGAGCATCGCCGCATTTGGTGTTGCCGTGTTTTCGGCACGCGACCTGCTCGCTGCATCCCGCAGTGAAAGGCTCCTGAAGCCTGACGCCGCGGATCTGGTAACGGCACTGCCCCCGCGCCAGCACATTCTCGTCACAGGCGGCACCGGCTTTGTCGGCGTGCGGCTGGTGGAAGCACTTGTCGCGGCAGGCCATTCCGTAACCGTCTTGACGCGAGACCTGCGCAAGGCCGAAGTGCTCTCACATCCGGTCCGCGCGATTTCCGACCTTGGCGACATCCATGCCAAGGACCGAATAGATGCAATCGTCAATCTTGCCGGAGATCCGATTGCGAACGGGCTTTGGACGTCAGGCAAGCGGCAGCGGATTATCCAATCCCGTGTCGCCATGACCAACGCTCTTGAAGAATTGATCGCGCGCCTCGAAACGAAACCGGACTGTCTCGTCAGCGGTTCAGCCATTGGCTGGTACGGCCTTCGCGGCGACGAAGTTCTGACAGAGAGCGCAACATCTTCGCCCGCGTTCACACATGAAGTCTGTGAACAGTGGGAACAGGCAGCCATGCAGATATCGGAGCGCGGTGTTCGCGTGGTTGCTTTGCGCATCGGCCTCGTGCTCGGGGTCGACGGCGGCATGCTGGCCAGGCTCCTGACGCCGTTCGAATTTGGCGGCGGCGCAAAGTTGGGCGATGGCGGGCAGTGGATGTCCTGGATCGAAAGAGACGACCTCGTCCGCGTGATCGCATATGCCATCACGGATGAAGATCTTGAAGGTCCGGTGAACGCCACCGCGCCGGAACCGGTCCGCAACGCGGTCTTTACCAAGGCACTTGCGCACGCTCTGACCCGGCCCGCTTTTCTGCGCATCCCGGCCTGGTTGCTGTCTACGGCCCTTGGAGACATGGCACGTGAAACCATGCTCGCCAGCCAGCGGGTCGTGCCCAAACGGCTTCTCGATCGCGGGTTCTTGTTCCGCCAGCCGGAGTTGGAATCGATGCTGAGGTCAATCACGGGGTCCAGCGCCGGTTCAAGAAGTAAACCGAAGCAGGAAATTGGCGTCGCGCTTCGATAACAAACGGTTCGGCTTAAACGATCAACGCCAAATCCTGATCGCCATTTTGAAGAGCTGGCGGCCCGTTACCGGGACTGCCAGCTCTGCTCATTCGATCACAAGCTTCGGCAACCAGTGGCTCTCCGGATAACCCTCCTCAAGATCAACGTCGCGAATTGGTCTCAAGTCTCCCGCCTCGGGCGGAACGCCAAGCCTATCCATATCCATTTCATGAAGCGTTCCAAGAAGCCGGCCTTCCTCAATATCGAGTTTGTAGTAGACCCCGTTCCAGAGATTGATGCCGTATTCTGTCGCCCCTTTCCAGACGAAGAGGAGATCGTACTCAAGGTCGGTAAGATCCTGATCGGATACTGAACGTCTTATCTCGTATGGATAAGGCACGCGGCACCAATGTTTCTCTGGTCCTTCGACGCATTTGAACGGCCGCATGGAGAGGAAATGATCTGAAAACACATCGTCCTTCCAGACGATCTGATAGGTGACGCTGTCGCCCGCTTGATTGAAAGTGACCGTTGCGACGGCATGGTCTTCACCGCTCTGATCCACCAATTTGACCGTCTTATCACCCTCAAGGGGGCTTGCAGTCGCAGGTTCAGGAAGAAAACCGAAAACCAAAAGCACAATCCAGGCGAAACCTGACCGCATTTTCCCCTCCCCGGAAAATCGACGAGCCCATCCAAATAGAGTCTTTCCAGCCTAACAACGTGACGCTTGCCGCCTAGTGCACTTTAGGCCAGCCCTGAATGTCCGCTGGAAGCCAGGTTTTCCGCAAAAGCACAAGAATCGCATAGTGATTGACAGGAATCGCGCCTCAAACGCAGGACCTGCGGGACCATTTTCACCTCATCACGATCCACCTGGTTTCTGATGGAGACGAAAATGACCTCGACTTCGCACGACGACACGTCAAATCAAGCTGTCCAAAACGCACAAACCCGCACGGTGACCTTCGAAGTTAAAGGGGCACCTCTGTCCGGCACGCTGTACCTGCCGAAGGGTTTTGACGGCAAACCGCGAGCGGTTGTTGTCGTAACCGGGGCGTGGACCGCCGTCGAAGAACAGATGCCTGCAAACTATGCGCGCGAACTGGTCAAGCACGGACTCGCCGCTTTGACCTTCGACTTCCGCGGTTGGGGGAAATCCGGCGATCTGGAAGATGGCGCTCGGTTTGTTGAAAATCCCGCTGCCAAGACCGCAGACATCCGCGCGGCATTTGAATGCGTTGCGGCACTGCCCGAGGTGGATGCGGCGCGCATTTTCGGCCTCGGCATCTGCGCGTCTGCCGGCTACATGGTCGACGCAGTCGCGGGCAATCCGCTTGTATCGCGTATCGCTCTTATCGCTCCCTGGCTCCAGGACAAGGACATCGTCAATGCCGTCTATGGCGGCGATGAGGGCGTCGCAGCGCTGATCGAAACATCTCGTAAAGCCGAGGCAGCGGGCGGCGAAATTATTCCCGCCGCGGGTCCGGTAGGAGCAGACGGCGTATTGATGCCCGTCGGGGGTTACTACTACGAGGCGCAGCGCGGCGCGATCCCGCAATACGACAACAAATGGAACAATGCGGGATGGGAAGGCTGGCTCACCTATTATCCTGCCGACAATCCCGGGCGGCTGGATAAACCCCTTGCTGTCGTGCATTCGCAAAGCGCCGCAATCCCAGAGGGCGCTCGCAAGTTTCTTGAAGGTTACGGCAACGCGGCGAAGACGCTTTGGCTTGAGGATGTCGAACAGTTCGACTTCTACGACGCCCCGGCGAACATCAGCCGCGCAACCGACTTTGTCGCCAGGCACTGCCAGTCGGACTTGGCTTAGAGAGCTTAACCCGGCCGGCACCGATCCAAATCCTTTCCAATCTCCAACTTCATGAGGAAACACGATGTCAGATGACACGATTACATCCCGCCGTGCCCTGCTGACCGGTGGCGTTGCAGCAGCTGCGACACTGGCCTCCACAGCGGCCGCCGCCAACAGCATGAACCCGGCTGCTGCTCCGGGTGCGCTGCGCCCGGACGGTCGCTTCAAGGGCAAGGTGGTCGCAGTCACCGGCGGCAATTCCGGGATCGGAGAAGCAACCGTGCGCGCCTTCGCCATGGAGGGTTCTCAAGTTGTTTTCGGTGCACGCAGAGACGCTCTGGGCCGGCAGGTGGAAGCCGATATACGTGCCGCTGGTGGCGACGTGACCTGGATCCAGACCGACGTTCGGGAACCCGATCAGGTCGAGCGCTTTATCAAGGCAGCGACAGACACGTATGGCCGCCTCGACATTCTGTTCAACAATGCCGGAATTTTCATGACGCCGAACCTCATAGAGGACATCGACGTCGAGAATTTCGAAGACATGATGCGCACGAACACATTCGGTGTGTTCTACGGAATGAAATACGCTATCCCCGTCATGAAGGCGCAAGGCAGCGGCGTCATCATCAACATGGCATCAGTCGCCGCACACCGGGGTTTCCCGAACACGGCCCACTACAATGCCTCCAAACACGCCGTGCTGGGTCTTACCCGGGCAGGTGCCAAACTGGCCGCAGACAATATTCGTGTGGCCTCGATCTCACCGCTTGCCGTCGACACACCCATGCTCAAGGAAAGCTTCGACTATCAGGGCCTGACCTATGAAGGCATGGCCGGGTTCTTCGTCACGCCGCGCATCATGGACGCCCACGAGATGGCGGAAGGTGTGCTCTTCCTGGCCTCGGATGCGGCCACGGCTTTCAACGGCATGGACTTGGATGCGACCGGCGGTCAGCTCGCCTGATAAGCCCGCAAAAGACAAAGGAGAAATTCGATGACCCGCACGCTTATGGCAGCCTTGACAGCAGCGACATTTTTGGGAGGACCGGCAATGGCAGATCAGACAGAAATCTCAAGGTCGATCACCGACATTGCCGCCGGTGCGGACCGGCACGACTGGGAGCGCGTGCGCAGCGCTTTCGCAGAGAATGTAACGAGCGACTATACCAGCTTGTGGGGCGGTGAGCCCGCAACGCAGCCCGCCGACGAACTGGTGGCCGGTTGGGCCGGTTTCCTGCCCGGTTTCGACAGCACGCACCATATGGTGACCAACCATACCGTTGCGTCCATTGACGACGGAAGCGCAGTCGCAGAAGCGGACTTCACCGCAACTCACCGCATTGAGGATGGTCTTTGGACGCTCGGCGGCCGCTACACATATGAGCTTGAGCAAAGCGGTGACCGCTGGGTGGTCACTTCGTTGACGATGACGGCGCTCTGGGAGACCGGAGACCGCGGTCTTGTGGCGAAGGCCGGCGAACGCGCTGCACAAAAGAAATAACACTTACAGGGATCGCAGCCCGTCGAAGGGCGGCGGTCTTTCGTTTCCGGCCTGGCTGTGCTGCTGCTGCACAATCGGAATCACAAAAGTGCTGGACTGACTTCACGCTCCAGCCCACCCTTGAGATGTGTTTGGATCCGCGCTTCTAAGAGGACCTGAAAGCAGCTGGCGTCGCGTTGAATTTTCTTTTGAAATGGAGCGCAAATCGACTGAGATCGCGGTATCCCGCGCGCCAGGCAACCTCAGCCACGCTCAACTGTGTCGTGCGCAGCAGAACGGAAGCAAGATCGAGACGGGCCGCGATAACATATTGCAGTGGCGACAGGCCGACCTCCTTCTTGAAGGCTTTCGAAAAATGCGTGCCGCTCATCGCCGCAAGGTCGGCCATGGTGGCAAGGGTCAGATCAGCACCGAGATTGTCGTGAATATAGTCTAGCACCTTGCGCAGCCGGTGATCCTCAATGCCCGCATGCCAGGGCGGTGCGGGTTTGAGCATCTGAACGACTTGCGCCGCAAGTGCCCGATGCATCGTTTCCCGGTAGAGCGTGCCGCTCTGTGCAAATGTGTCTGCGTTCAGGCACAGATTGACAAGCAGGGGATCGATGTCACCGACGACAGCTTGAAAACCCGCACTATCGTGAAACCCGAATTCTTCCAACAGTCTCTCGTTCAAGGAAACGGTCGCGAATTCCAGGTCATCGTCATACTCGCAGTACCCCTCACTGCCTGCGGGAAGAAGCCAGCCCTGATGTTTCGATAGCGGCCAGTGCTTTGCAATTGAGGAGCCATGTGAAATCCGGTGTGTCGGCTGGTCGTTCAAAAATATCCCGAGCGTCAGCGACGGCAGGGTATACGCCCCACCGCCTGCAGGCAGAACGGATTTTTCCGACACGACATCAGGCATGCCCTGAGTCTAGGTGCTTTTCGGTCAAATTCAATTGCTGATCGCAAGCTCGGTCACCCGGTTTCAGACTTAACGCAAACCCAATTTCTTCAGGAGACGGTCCCGTTTCATCAGCCACCAGCCGGATTCAATCGGCCACAAGGCGTGTCCTTCATCCGTTCCGAGCCGCGCAGCGACATGTAATGGCCAATTCGGATCATCGAGCATCTCCCGGGCGACCGCGACCATGTCTGCCCGGCCGGATGCCACGATCTCCTCGCAATGCTCCGCACCCCACAAGAAGCCGACAGCCATCGTTGCAATATCGGCTTCCTTGCGGACTCTTTCGGCAAAGGGTGTTTGAAAGCCTTCTTCAATCACCATTCGTCGCGGGCGTTCCTTGCCGCCGATACCGCCGCTCGAACAGTCGATCATGTCGACGCCAGCAGCCTTCAGCGCCTTTGCCGTTTCAATAGTATCGTCAATTTCGATGCCGTCCTCGAGCCAGTCCGTTGCGGAAAGCCGGAACGCGAGCGGATAGCCCTCCGGCCAGTTGGCGCGCACGGACCGAGCGACCTCAATCGCGAAGCGCATCCGGTTCTCCGTACTGCCTCCCCAGCGATCGTTTCGTTTGTTGGCAACCGGGGACAGAAACTGATGGACCAGAAATCCATGCGCGGCGTAGATCTCGATGATCTTGAAGCCTGCCTCGCAAGACCGCCGGGCTGCCGACCCGAATGAGTCGATCACCCGCTGAATGTCATCTTCCGACATTTCTTCAGGATCAGGCCAGCCATCGGCATAAGGGATTGCGGAGGGAGCGATCGCCGGCCACGGATGTTCACCGCGCTCTGCAGCGTCCTCTTCATCGACGGGTGTTTCGCCATGCCACGGCCGGCGCTCGGAAGCTTTGCGGCCCGCGTGACCGAGTTGAATGCCGGGCACGGCACCCTCGCGTTCGATAAAGCGGGTTACGGGTGTGAGTTGATCAACTTGCGCATCGTCCCACAGACCCAGATCGCCATGTGTCCTGCGTCCGTCTTTCTCAACGGCGGTCGCCTCAGCATAGACCAGTCCCGCCCCGCCGACCGCAAAGCGGCCGAGATGGACGAGATGCCAGTCGTTGGCGTATCCATCAAGCGCTCGATACTGGCTCATCGGAGAGACAGCGATACGATTCTTGAATGTGATGTCACGAAGTTTGAATTCTGAAAAAAGGGTTGCCAAGTTTGATCCGTCGGTTGGTTGGAATTTGAACAAAGGAGCGAGGCGTCCAATCAGGCCAGCAGGCAGGCACCTCGACCGTTAGCCCAGACTAGAGGTTGTGGCCCGCTTCGGAAATCAAGGCCGCGTGAACACGCATAATTTCGGTTTGAATTTGTGTTCTCCGCTCGACGGAATTTCGTATTTGGCAGGCGCGCTTGGATTTTTTGATCACGTAACGGCAGCTAAATGACAGTTTGATGACAATTCAGAGGTTCCTGCTGTCGCGATTGCTGCTTGCCTCGGCAGGTTCGCGACTTTGATGTCGCAAACAAAATAAGCTCAAAGCCTTTGATTTTACAACACTTTATACACCGATTCACATCTCGAAGGTTGAAATCGAATTCAGTATTTAGCCGGAAAAATTACCCGCGGTAGTGACAACTTTTAAGACCGTCATTAAAGTTAAAAAAAACTCACGTTATACCATGACTCCTCTGTGGTACGGTCCATTCGCCGGACAGACGCGGGCGCGCAATTCCAGGGTCCTGGAAAGTCGTGCGTGTCTGAAAGACGAGGTCCGCCAAATGGTGTCCAGTAACGCAAGAGCCAGCTAATTTTTCGTAGTAGCCAGCAGGGAAGAAACATGAAAGACAACGAGAACCACACGCTTTCTTTCGACGAATTCGACGAAGTGATGAACCCTCGCCCGGAAGAAAACGATTTCGACCGGATTGTTGAATCAGCCCTAAGCCGTCGCGGTTTCATGGGCGGCGTCCTCGCATTCGGCAGCTTCGCAGCGCTCGGCGGAACCGCCGGCATCGCAAAAGCTGCGTCGGACCGTTTCGCCTTTGACCAGATCGGCACATCCATTGCCGACGATGTCATCGTTCCGAGCGGCTACAAGGTTGACGTCATGATGCGGTGGGGCGACCCGATGTGGTCCGACGCACCGGAATTCGACCAGGCAACACGCGGCACCGCTGCAAGCCAAGAGCGCTCTTTTGGTGACAACACCGACGGTATGGACGTGTTCCCGCATGACGGCAAGACGCTTCTGGTCGTGAACAACGAATACACCAACCGCTCCATCATCTCGACAAGCGCCGAAGACGGCCGTCTTGTCGGCGAAGGTGAGATCGCCAAGGGAATGATGGCTCATGGCGTTTCGGTCGTTGAGGTCGCCAAGATCGACGGCAAGTGGCAGATGGTCAAGGACAGCCCTTACAACCGCCGCATCACGCCGAACACCGAAATGGAAATCACCGGTCCGGCTGCCGGCCATGACCTTTTGAAGACCGATGCCGATCCGACCGGCACAAAAACCCTCGGCACCTGGAACAACTGCGGCAACGGCAAGACCCCCTGGGGCACCTACCTTGCCTGCGAAGAAAACTTCAACGGCTACTTCTCGTCCAGTGAAGAGGTCCAAAACGACGATCCCAAGTCGATCACACCAGGCATGAAGCGCTATGGCGTGAACACCGAGGACTGGGGTTACGGCTGGGCCGAAATCGATGAGCGTTTCGATGTCGCGAAACACCCGAACGAGCCGAACCGCGCCGGTTACGTCGTCGAAATCGACCCGACGGACCCGAACTCGACACCCAAGAAGCGCACGGCTCTTGGTCGTTTCAAGCACGAAAACGCGGAAGCGGTCGTGAACAACGATGGTCGCGTCGTTGTCTACATGGGCGATGATGAGCGCGGCGAATTCGTCTACCGATACGTTTCCAACGGCGTTTATGCTCCGGGCGCACCGACGGATGAATTGCTGAGCGACGGCGTCCTCTATGTCGCCAAGTTCAGCGACAACGGGACCGGCGCATGGGTCGCACTCACGCCGGAAACAACGGGCATGGATCACGCAGAGATCCACATTCACAGCCGCCAGGCTGGGTCCGCAGTTGGCGCCACCACGATGGACCGTCCGGAGTGGATTGCAGCCAATCCGAAGGCGCCCGAGATTTACTGCTGCCTGACGAACAACAAGAACCGTGGCGTCAAGCCGAATGCCGGTGGTGACGACACTTCCGTCAACGGCCCGAATCCGCGCGAGAAGAACAACTACGGCCAGATCGTGCGCTGGCGTCCTGACGGCGGCGACCACACGGCTCCGGGCTTCACCTGGGACCTCTATGTGCTCGCCGGCAACCCGACGGTGCATTCTGACGCCTATGGCGGGTCTTCGAACGTCAATTCCGACAACATGTTCAACTCACCGGATGGTCTGAAATTCGACTCCAACGGACTTGTCTGGATCCAGACGGACGGGAACTACAAGAACGAAGGCGACTTCGCAGGTCAGGGCAACAACCAGATGCTCGCGGGCGATCCGGTCACCGGTGAAATCCGTCGCTTCATGGTTGGCCCGAACGAGTGCGAAATCACCGGCCTGACCTGGAGCCCGGACCGCCGGACCATGTTCGTCGGCATCCAGCACCCGGGCGAGCGTGGCAACAGCCACTGGCCGGAAGGTGGTGATTCCGTGCCGCGGTCTGCCATCATTGCAGTTACGCGTGAAGATGGTGGCCTCGTCGGCTAACCATTCCGGTTCGCGAAACAAACGATCGGCCGGTTCTCTACCGGCCGATTTTTTGATCCTCGGGCAAGGACCTCATTGTGTGAAATGTCGCTGAAACCGCAACAACCAGTGTTGCCGCGTCAGCAACAAAAAGGGCTTTTGTGCAGCGCGGTGTTTACATAGGTCAGTTGGCTCACGCCCCACTTTGAACAGCTCATCGCGACTATCAAATCTTGCTTCTGTCGTACCAGACCGCCTCGATATTGTGTCCGTCCGGATCGAAAACAAACGCTGCGAAATATCCTGGCCAATATTGAGCTCGATAGCCCGGCCCGCCATTGTCGCGTGCGCCTTCTGCCAGTGCGATCGCGAAAAACGCCTCGACCTCTTCCCGGCTTTTGGCTTCGAAAGCGATATGGGTCGGCGCAACCGGTTCGGTCACCAGCCATAGATCCGTGTTCTTGCCGTCGAAGAACCCCGCCGCATCGTCGAGCTCCATGCTGATCGAATAGCCAAGCGTTGCAAGAACCTTCGCGTAAAACGCCTTTGACCTGGTGAGGTCGCTGACATGCAAATGTGTATGAGCAATCAATCCCGGACCTCTCCAATACCCATGAGCGGAAGCCTCACATTCGGGTCAGATTGCACGTTTCCACCTGAACACGCAAAGACTGATCGAACACAGGACTAAAGAGCCAAGACGTTCCTATCAAAGCGGATATCCTAGGTAACAGCCGGCCACGTCTTCGCCACCATCGTCAGCACGTCGTATTGCGCAACGACCTCGTCGTTCTGATTGGTCACCTGGCAATCCCAGCGTACTTCGCCGTGCTCGGCATTCTCTCGCGGATTGATTTCCTTGCAAGTCAGCCGCACCTTCAGACTGTCACCGAAATAAACAGGGGTCAGGAACCTCAGGTTGTCGACACCATAGTTCGCCAGAACAGGGCCTGGATCTGGGTCGACAAACAGCCCGGCGGCAAAGGACGCGATCAAATATCCATGTGCGACCCGGTCATCGAAAAACGGGTTGGCCTTTGCCGCTTCGCTGTCCATGTGAGCGTAAAACGTATCGCCGGTAAACTCCGCAAAGTGCTCCACGTCCTCCTGCGTAACCTCGCGCGCCCCGGTGACGATCTGATCTCCGATCTTCAACTCGGCGAGGGATTTGCGGAACGGATGCACATCCGCCCTGACAGGCGCGCCATCCAGCCATTGGCCGGTGACAGCTGAGAGCAATTCGGGCGTCCCCTGCACTGCTGTGCGCTGCATGAAATGTTTCACGCCCCGCATCCCGCCCATCTCCTCGCCGCCGCCAGCGCGCCCGGGACCACCATGAACAAGCGGCGCCAAGGGCGATCCATGACCTGTTGAACTCTTGGCCGACCGGCGATTGCCGATCAGAACGCGCCCGTGGAACGGGGCAAGCCCGGTGACGATTTCTCGTGCGATCGCGCCGTCATTGGTAAAGAGCGAGGACACCAGTGAACCCCGTCCCTTTTGCGCAAGCGTGACCGCTTCGTCGTTGTCCTCATAGGCCATGACGGTTGCAACCGGACCGAAAGCTTCGACCGAGTGAACGGCTTCGGCAATAACCGGATTGCCACAGCGCAACAGGACAGGGGCCATGAAGGCGCCGCTTTCCGTGTCACCCGAAACAAGGTCGACCTCATTCAGCGAACCGGAAACGATCTCCGCTTCCCCGGCCAGCACGCCAACCTTCGATTTGACGTCATCGCGGTCCTTCAGGGAAACCAGAGCCCCCATGCGTGCCCGCTCGTCGTCCGGCAAGCCGACGGGTGTCCCTTCAAGTCGCCGGGCGAGTGCTTCCACGACGGCGCCCTCGTGCATTTTGGGCACGATCACCCGGCGGATTGCCGTGCATTTCTGACCTGCCTTGACCGTTATTTCGCGGGCGGCTTCCTTCACGAACAGATCGAATTCTTCCGTTCCCGGCCCGGCGTCGATACCAAGGATAGACGCATTGAGACTGTCCGCTTCCATGGTGAAGCGAACGGAATGCTGCAGGATCGCCTGTCCCGACTTCAGCTTCTGGCCCGTTGAAGCAGAACCGGTGAAGGTAACGACATCCTGCTCGATGACGTGGTCCAGCAAATCACG encodes:
- a CDS encoding MarR family transcriptional regulator translates to MTEITDKNDASAKSQFILYWGDMGSQWGVNRSVAQIHALLYLSTKPLNAEQISEELGIARSNVSNSLKELVGWRLIQRVPVAGDRREHFVAETDVWEMALLIARGRKEREIDPAIRAIDMCVSQAENEKNLDPDVLKRMHAMQDFLTTADRWSAQMLSVPKSNLAALMKMGNKVLTLLKIGGKTK
- a CDS encoding DUF4166 domain-containing protein; this encodes MQHDTAARHCDIVLDTRFRDLLGEAAWNALPISVRKRFGKRLRGGASVVYQGEVVAMRRTFPGYVLSQLARLVGGPLPHDMSSLRQPAVVTVTEDCAGEGQFWIRQYGRATGFPQVIHSSKRFAGPTGIEEYIGCGIGMALQVAAGQDALIFKSDHYFLQVGSLRFRLPSWLSPGKLTITHRDLGDTRFLFSLTLTSRLFGELIHQDALFHDMEIDL
- a CDS encoding TIGR01777 family oxidoreductase, encoding MTDPLLWTLISVQIAMGLFDTLVHHEVTERLAWRASQKLELRLHGIRNFFYAVIFLTFAWTEPRGIFTLLFAAILVLEVIITLWDFVEEDLTRKLPWTERINHTLLTLNYGAILALLAPILWQWSFQPSAMVPVSYGWWSVMASIAAFGVAVFSARDLLAASRSERLLKPDAADLVTALPPRQHILVTGGTGFVGVRLVEALVAAGHSVTVLTRDLRKAEVLSHPVRAISDLGDIHAKDRIDAIVNLAGDPIANGLWTSGKRQRIIQSRVAMTNALEELIARLETKPDCLVSGSAIGWYGLRGDEVLTESATSSPAFTHEVCEQWEQAAMQISERGVRVVALRIGLVLGVDGGMLARLLTPFEFGGGAKLGDGGQWMSWIERDDLVRVIAYAITDEDLEGPVNATAPEPVRNAVFTKALAHALTRPAFLRIPAWLLSTALGDMARETMLASQRVVPKRLLDRGFLFRQPELESMLRSITGSSAGSRSKPKQEIGVALR
- a CDS encoding alpha/beta hydrolase; amino-acid sequence: MTSTSHDDTSNQAVQNAQTRTVTFEVKGAPLSGTLYLPKGFDGKPRAVVVVTGAWTAVEEQMPANYARELVKHGLAALTFDFRGWGKSGDLEDGARFVENPAAKTADIRAAFECVAALPEVDAARIFGLGICASAGYMVDAVAGNPLVSRIALIAPWLQDKDIVNAVYGGDEGVAALIETSRKAEAAGGEIIPAAGPVGADGVLMPVGGYYYEAQRGAIPQYDNKWNNAGWEGWLTYYPADNPGRLDKPLAVVHSQSAAIPEGARKFLEGYGNAAKTLWLEDVEQFDFYDAPANISRATDFVARHCQSDLA
- a CDS encoding SDR family oxidoreductase; amino-acid sequence: MSDDTITSRRALLTGGVAAAATLASTAAAANSMNPAAAPGALRPDGRFKGKVVAVTGGNSGIGEATVRAFAMEGSQVVFGARRDALGRQVEADIRAAGGDVTWIQTDVREPDQVERFIKAATDTYGRLDILFNNAGIFMTPNLIEDIDVENFEDMMRTNTFGVFYGMKYAIPVMKAQGSGVIINMASVAAHRGFPNTAHYNASKHAVLGLTRAGAKLAADNIRVASISPLAVDTPMLKESFDYQGLTYEGMAGFFVTPRIMDAHEMAEGVLFLASDAATAFNGMDLDATGGQLA
- a CDS encoding nuclear transport factor 2 family protein codes for the protein MTRTLMAALTAATFLGGPAMADQTEISRSITDIAAGADRHDWERVRSAFAENVTSDYTSLWGGEPATQPADELVAGWAGFLPGFDSTHHMVTNHTVASIDDGSAVAEADFTATHRIEDGLWTLGGRYTYELEQSGDRWVVTSLTMTALWETGDRGLVAKAGERAAQKK
- a CDS encoding AraC family transcriptional regulator, whose amino-acid sequence is MPDVVSEKSVLPAGGGAYTLPSLTLGIFLNDQPTHRISHGSSIAKHWPLSKHQGWLLPAGSEGYCEYDDDLEFATVSLNERLLEEFGFHDSAGFQAVVGDIDPLLVNLCLNADTFAQSGTLYRETMHRALAAQVVQMLKPAPPWHAGIEDHRLRKVLDYIHDNLGADLTLATMADLAAMSGTHFSKAFKKEVGLSPLQYVIAARLDLASVLLRTTQLSVAEVAWRAGYRDLSRFALHFKRKFNATPAAFRSS